From Phyllopteryx taeniolatus isolate TA_2022b chromosome 18, UOR_Ptae_1.2, whole genome shotgun sequence, the proteins below share one genomic window:
- the lamp5 gene encoding lysosome-associated membrane glycoprotein 5, protein MGRAGFSTKESGQFLLLGASLLLLLLSVSVGEQEGENLSGLSDNPDRAIFAVRENETTCLMVEFAVKLVVPYDVLALNRIDLITEQASFTLPRGAQIDGKCGSTESEIHISWKKNAYVLRIFFSKELRAKGAEVWKISKVQFVYDTSESSHFINAYNPGKHTASTHHLSALVTPAGRSFVCTAQQTLTLISSDHQKGVTVHMYDIQIQPFDMTADFVFSEPYKCITDQRERLEETLPLILGFILALVIVIMLTVYHFHLKLSASHTPPQLPHDRSLYKNM, encoded by the exons ATGGGACGAGCAGGCTTCAGCACCAAGGAGAGCGGCCAGTTTCTTCTCCTGG GTGCGTCtctgctactgctgctgctgtcggTGTCGGTGGGCGAGCAGGAAGGCGAAAACCTGTCGGGCCTGTCGGACAATCCCGACCGAGCCATCTTCGCCGTGCGGGAGAACGAGACCACGTGTCTCATGGTGGAGTTCGCCGTCAAACTGGTGGTGCCCTACGACGTACTGGCGCTCAACCGGATCGAC CTGATCACCGAGCAGGCGTCGTTCACGCTGCCTCGCGGCGCTCAGATCGACGGCAAGTGTGGCAGCACCGAGTCCGAGATCCACATCAGCTGGAAGAAGAACGCATACGTGCTGCGCATCTTCTTCTCCAAG GAGCTGCGTGCCAAAGGTGCGGAAGTGTGGAAAATCAGCAAGGTTCAGTTCGTGTACGACACATCAGAAAGTTCTCACTTCATCAACGCCTACAACC CGGGCAAGCACACGGCGAGCACCCACCACCTGTCGGCGTTGGTGACGCCGGCCGGCCGTTCGTTCGTGTGCACCGCCCAGCAGACGCTGACCCTCATCAGCAGCGACCACCAGAAGGGCGTGACCGTCCACATGTACGACATCCAGATTCAACCCTTCGACATGACCGCCGACTTTGTCTTCAGCGAGC CGTACAAGTGCATCACGGACCAGCGCGAGCGCCTGGAGGAGACTCTGCCGCTCATCCTGGGCTTCATCCTGGCgctcgtcatcgtcatcatgcTGACCGTCTACCACTTCCACCTCAAGCTGAGCGCCAGCCACACGCCGCCGCAGCTACCGCACGACCGCTCCCTGTACAAAAACATGTAG